The DNA sequence ATTCACAACCACCTTACCCTCTCATCAACCCCAAGTAGTTTCCCCACATAGCCCCCTCTTTTCCCTCATCAGCTAGATTAATTAGGAGGAAGGAGATGAACAAGATGTGTGTTTGATCAAGCCCTAAGCTCTTCgcctatttttctctctcttctctttcccgGCTTTGATCTTTTCCATGAGACGTTATTATACACATGAGGAAGCTTTGTCCGAATATTGATAGAGACGATGGCCTCGAGACTGTTCTCGAGGTCCCCATACCGGAAGAGATGTTCACTAGTATGGGAAGCAATGTCACATTACGGTGGCAAAACATGTTGACGTGGATGAAGGCTCAAACCTCTGACAAATGGTCTGCGCCGGTCATTGCCGGACGCTTTAATGAGCTGCGTTTCTTGCTTTACCTTGTAGGCTCTCCTCTTATCCCTCTTCAAGTTCAGTTGGGTCATTCCGTCCACCGTCCAGTTCGAGATTCTTCAATTGTAAGGATATCCATGAATCCATATCATTTTGTGGTTTGTCATCAATCCATATCTCATTTTTGTTATATTACATTATTCGTTTCTTTAATTACATCACAACGATATGATAATGTAGTATGTCCCATATTTTCTCAGTGTGTGAATGAATCACTTGCCATAGAGATCGAGAACTCAATAAGATTTACGTTACATCAAATACTCGAGAAAATAAGAATAAGAGCTTCAATTGTGAATCATATACGATAGAAATTTAGAATTCCATAAAATTTGTCTTGGATCAAAAGGttgaaaaaataagaataagAGCTTCAATTGGAATCAGGATACATATTGTGCAACTATAAAAGGACAATTCCTAACAATATTTGACATTTTCAGTTAGCAACATGTAATATGTTCCATTACTTTCGGAACAAATTTATATATCTGTATTTATGTATATATGCTATAGAGATAGGTATATTGAGGCATTAAACTACATAGACTGTATTTAGTAAGGTATCGCATGAATCTCATTTAGAGATGTACATGTCAAATAAATATGGAATAAATTAGAAAAAGCGAGCCTCAAAcaaaattgagaaaataaaacttgtttcacttatatatattttcaaaaaGATTGCTTTCTTGTCCCTAGAATCCTGGCGTCCACTGTCCCATTGTTGAAATGAGAATATTAGAATTGAATTAAGTTTTGGTGAGGAATACCATTGATTATTTCCTGTTCATGTTTACAGCAAGCTTCAACGGCCAAATATATTGTGCAACAATACACAGCGGCTACGGGAGGGCAAGCGGCATTGAACTCAGTAACCAGCATGTGTGTTACTGGGCAGGTTAAGATTAGTGCATCGGATTTTCACCAAGGGGACCTGAGCCTTGAGGTGAAAAAGAGCGCGGCCGAGAGTGGCGGGTTCTTACTTTGGCAAAAGAATCCAGACTTGTGGTGCTTAGAGCTTATTGTGTCTGGCTGCAAGGTCATCTGCGGAAGCAACGGCAAGCTTTCATGGCGGCATTCCTCTAACCAACAAACACCCATCTCACAAGGTCCTCCTAGACCCTTGCGCCGTTTTCTCCAGGTATACTTTCATTCTTCAACATGTTGCTAGTCTTacagaaaaatatatatgacaAGTTTTTTGTTCGGAATGAGACTATTTGTTATTATAGAAATGCTGgcaactttctttcttttgtatcTCGTGATGCAATTATTTTCATGATCACAACCGTTACTTTTGCACTTAATGTCAACAAAAACCTTTTGCTTGTACTAATAATAGGACAAATTTTTTAGGGTTTGGACCCAAGGGCTACGGCCCTTCTATTCGCAGATGCAATGTGCATCGGCGAGAAGATCATCAACAACGACGATTGCTTCATACTCAAGCTCGAAACAAGTCCAGCCATTCGCGAGCAGCAAAGCGGTCCAAATTACGAGATAATCCACCACACAATCTGGGGATACTTCAGCCAACGTTCTGGTCTCCTTATACAATTCGAGGACTCAAGGCTGCTTAGGATGACCAACAAAGGAGACGATACAGATGTGTTCTGGGAGACCAGCACTGAGTCTGTTATACATGACTATAAGTACGTCGATGGACTGAACATTGCGCACAGCGGAAGAACACGAGTCAAGGTTTTCAGATACGGTGAGCAATCTGCAAACCACAAAAGGGAGATGGAAGAAACGTGGAAAATTCATGAGGTGGATTTTAACATTTGGGGTTTGACAATGGAGTGCTTTCTGCCTCCTGCTGATATAGATAATAAGAAGCAGGAATAGTTGATTCATAATCTGAGATCGTGCATAATGGAATGGTAGAAAtgtatgtttttcttttcttttctttttttcctttttggtaAGAAGAGAGAGCTATAAAGAGAGTGTGTAAATACTAGCGAATGGAAGCGATATATGTAtggaaaaattagaaaaaggtTTTGGAACAATTTATttattgtaaaagtaaaaatggattggaattggtctactcatttcattcataacccctttatatagggacatgattacaacggaaatatcaattacattgatgatactaaatgctgattgagctgggatttgtaattgcttgattccttcttcgtctgtttctttgacgaaggcacataatgtgcttttcctttaacactcccccttgtgccaagacgaaatggtgcatgagttgttgcctcactaaaaaccttgccaagtaacaataaaaccctgtgggacaaaaataaaacttggtcgaaggaaaagagcacaacgcaccttctacatttgagaatgacatgtgtgtgttagactccccctgacgtctacacctccccctgatcattacattaatcaagtgagcttggaaagtcttcgtattcctatgcttttcacatgtttctcaaatgtggccttaggcagtgatttggtgaacaaatctgccacattctcctcagaccttacttgattcacttgaatcttgaggagggtctgttgttgctgattgtagaacaactttggcgatatgtgttttgtgttatcacccttaatataacctagcttcatctgttcgatgcaagctgcattgtgttcataaatgcaagtaggctcttcagtggtagaactcaaaccactaacccctcgaatatgtgcaatgatagttcttaaccatacacactcacgaaccgcctcatgtacaacaatgatctctgagtggttcgaggaggtagctacaagggtttgcttggttgatctccaagatatcgccgtgttcccattggtaaatacataaccattttgggaacgatctttatgtgggtcagagacttacccagtatcagcaaaaccgaccaaaacgtcatttggcgttttagtgtagggagtggcgctttcgccatcaacatttcctttagggattgtggtccctcttgtctctctgtagggaaagaacagtcctaagtcaatggttccttttaggtatcgaaaatgttcttgataccattccaatgacgctgcgttggcgctgagctaaatctagctaacaagttcactgagaatgcaatgtctagtcgagtaaattgggctaagtacaataatgcgcctattgcacttagatagggaatttcagctcccaacaccttttcgtcatcttcctttggacgaaatggatctttccttgcatccaaacttcgaccgatcatgggagtgctagcaggatgtgctttgtccatgttatatcgcctgacttttggacatatgtagactggtggattagtattccacaaactcggtgttctagttcaaggcctagatagaatcgagttttcccaagacccttcatctcaaatttggatttcaagtagctcgcggtttctcttatttcatcaagagtacctattatgttcatatcatcgacatatactgctacaattgcaaatccggaacttgttttctttatgaatacgcaggggcataattcatcgttcttatatcccttcccaatcaagtagtcacttagacggatatgccacatccgcctggattgttttgatccgtaaagtgagcgtttcaacctagttgcaaacgcactccgtggtttagagtctcttgacttgggtaatgtaaggccatcaggcactttcatatatatctctgaatctagatccccatagagatatgcagtaaccacatctatgagctgcatttccagtcctttggaaactactaagctaactaagtagcggaacgttataacgtccattacgggggagtatgtctcctcgtagtcaattccagggcgttgtgagaaaccttgcgctacaaggcgagccttgtaccttaggacttcattctcattacgctttctgacaaagactcatttatgtcctacaggctttacacttggtgaggttagcactaccagaccaaatacctgtctctttgtcagagaatttAATTCTGCTTGGAttgtttcattccatttaggccaatctgctctttgttgacattttgcaacagagcgtggttcgatatcatcgtgctctatgattccttgagcaaacagtatatatcatcaatgtgtatggaagatctttttatcaactcatacgcactctcataatcctctgagatttctttgttctctggaatcatttttaacatcggagcgtcctccagtattgattcatggacataactataatcagagacaatctcatgagagggattctatacattgatgattggtttgtgccttactcacccttttcttccttgggtgagtgtcaatcgaaccaagtgacctccccctcttccttggggagccacggcctcaaccacacctccactaagtgtggttgcagtgcctctatctgcggcaccgtgccccttgttggggacttctaaccttgcaggcacatttgcagctggtatatgtgatctcatcacttttacgatatcagtaaacgtatcaggcatcgaatctgctacgttctgaagatcgattattcttttcacttcactttcactttgtgaagtgcggggatcaaaatgagacggagtggggacaaaccacgacaattcctgtcgttcccttggaaaatcctttttcctatctccccctaacgacgggaagactgtctcatcaaagtgacaatccgcaaatctagcggtagagagatcgcctgtcaagggttccaaatagcggataattgttgggaattcatatccaacataaatacttaatcgtctctgaggactaattgtagtgcgctgtgggggcgcaataggcacatatactgctcaaccaaatatgcgtaagtgtgaaacgtcaggctcatatctagttaccaactggtacacaGAACATGGTTGGCTAGTTGTGGGtctgaaacaaataagtaaagctgcgtgcaatattgcataaccccatgcagatataggcaggttggtgcgcataaccaatgccctagccaccatctgtagccttttgatggtggcttctgcgagaccattttgtgtatgcacatggggtacaggatgctctacatcgatccaaatagatatgcaataatcatcaaatgcttttgatgtaaactctccagcattatcaagccttatagacttgatagggtgatcggGGTGGTAAACCCTTAAACacataatctgtgctaggagtattgcagcatttcttgtggacaataaaacgacatgtgaccagattgtcgaagtatccaccagaaccataaagtacttgaatggttcgcattctggatggataggtccacatatatttctttgtatcctttgtaagaatggaatgttttgttttgttttgtatctttagcagaggaaggtctcgatcctgtttttgctaaagagcaggctttgcaaaacgagtgatgtgcctttgaaatagtcaatgaggcataatgggagggaggtagtgcttctggtacttcagaaggcaatgactgcatttgagcaatactagaaccgacgccttgcagtgtggcggatttttctcccatttttcactcgaaaggaGGGATgttcgtgtgagttctttaaaaatacggatcatcatgtcacgacctcggtgccataggcggtcatgcaaaagcctgtatgagtcagtgtcccacatttcattgttggtgacagtataggattcaatgatccgaatcgtagtgaggtacagtccactagattgactcataagtttctctaagatgcgtttccTTCTACAGTCATtggatgtaatatcaaggtattcagttgcattctcacggtgtgtttttacatgataaccgttggcacaaattgctttgaaacattaacaaggttcgattagctcttggtgcatacagagcgtctttgactttaaatatatctcagatcCTTTAGAGtaattctattttagtagaatgataatattttcattctaataataattttttctctagatgtattgcttgacatctttatattgcaatttcgaaccatgtaaatatgtgtagtaaataaatttgaataaattcagtgcttgagaataaaattcaaaatttattaatgagccaacgataatcaatcaaggtcttgttctaattcatcaaaccattattgaaataaactttaagaccaagtaatagtctaattaagaatgaggcattatgccttcacaactgttgttggaaaataaagtaaataaagcagatcagtcaaaatctggggcatcggttgactgagcaagttccttgttgccattaaagtctgcaattgtgaggttgaagTCTGGGTCAAGGCCtctttcttccatatagtgagcctcttgttctttagactccctatacctcttgtaattggctgctactctgttgcttgcttggcagttcttgtaccaatgcccaatgactccacacctatagcatggttcattgccaactctattctgtttgactgaagggttcttcggtgccctttgcaccttgtttccatgaccactagggccagcgcCACCATCtttgcgccatacattgggagggcctccacggcccatatcatgacccccatgtcccttgccacgtggtacATTGTTGCcatgtgggtagggatcagcacgtctaaccccctttgcattgagGTTCTGTCCACCTtgcactttgccataattagcctcaggaattttctttgtcccaaaaggcctggcattgttgttcaaaagaacctcattatgcctcttagccacttgcagtaggttgatcagcttgttgaaggttgtgattcttttgttatcatactccagcctatactggttcgctagtataattgctgaagtaggaaaagtggaaagagtcttctagatcatatcatcttctgtgagttcctttccacagaaatttagacgtgcttttaggcgcaacatatccttgttgaagtcattgacccttttatagtcaagcaagcggatttcattccactgaacggtcagttctgggagcaatgtgtcatgaatgttcccaaaacgtcccttaagggcatcccacagttctttgggtgtcttcaaatgaaggtattcccagcggaggctaggatcaatatgtcgcctcagaaacattaaggcatttgctttcaccttatcagaCGGTCCATTGTCTTTGaggtcagtaatggtggcagtgtaatctcttgccacaaaggcagtttctacatcggaaacccaacggtggtactcaagttcgtctgagtccaagatgtcaaactcaggtcgagttgaatcagccatctacataaaataagagagaagaaataaattacgcagtcataaagacatccacgtgaattattttccaaacgtatgaattagatttcaagaccaagattcgtaatggtcacattttttcgatgctatgtgaaaatactttatcacagtaagtgtgtgtgtataatgcgcatgaattttcattatcatggcaaaacgcaatttttgtatattgcattctaaaaatagcCATAGCATATTTAATAAGAAATCATAGCAAATAAAGGCATGCATAGGAaaattatataagcgtaaataaaataaaacatgctaaaaattgcataaatcacaaaaaatatatatggcatgctaaaaaaaatataagcaaTAACATAATGAAAATGCATGAGTACGCATAATTATAAAGCGTAAATGAAATTCACAGAACATGTTTTTTACTAAAcagtaaaaatatataaattatgcttaaagataatcatataaaacataaatgacaaagcatgtttaaaatgattaatataatctaactaaacatgctcgaaaaatttataataaaagcataaacaataaaatatatagcatgctcaagaaaataaataatgagaatctatcatagtatgaaattaaataaattaaagagaacatactcggtttcgaaaaaaataaaacaatcctagtgcacgcgcgtgttgatgcaagcgtgtgtagcgatgtttttgggggTGAGAAAACTGGGCTGCTTCCtttttttcagcagtgggccttgttttttttcttttttttttctctgggctgcaggcctacttttttttatttttctgggccgcaaggcctgttttttttttctggctggACTGCagagcccttttttttttgtttgaattgtTGGGCCTGGTCCGTTTCTGTGGGCCGGGTCA is a window from the Rosa chinensis cultivar Old Blush chromosome 2, RchiOBHm-V2, whole genome shotgun sequence genome containing:
- the LOC112183726 gene encoding uncharacterized protein LOC112183726 isoform X1, whose translation is MRKLCPNIDRDDGLETVLEVPIPEEMFTSMGSNVTLRWQNMLTWMKAQTSDKWSAPVIAGRFNELRFLLYLVGSPLIPLQVQLGHSVHRPVRDSSIVRISMNPYHFVQASTAKYIVQQYTAATGGQAALNSVTSMCVTGQVKISASDFHQGDLSLEVKKSAAESGGFLLWQKNPDLWCLELIVSGCKVICGSNGKLSWRHSSNQQTPISQGPPRPLRRFLQGLDPRATALLFADAMCIGEKIINNDDCFILKLETSPAIREQQSGPNYEIIHHTIWGYFSQRSGLLIQFEDSRLLRMTNKGDDTDVFWETSTESVIHDYKYVDGLNIAHSGRTRVKVFRYGEQSANHKREMEETWKIHEVDFNIWGLTMECFLPPADIDNKKQE
- the LOC112183726 gene encoding uncharacterized protein LOC112183726 isoform X2; this encodes MRKLCPNIDRDDGLETVLEVPIPEEMFTSMGSNVTLRWQNMLTWMKAQTSDKWSAPVIAGRFNELRFLLYLVGSPLIPLQVQLGHSVHRPVRDSSIQASTAKYIVQQYTAATGGQAALNSVTSMCVTGQVKISASDFHQGDLSLEVKKSAAESGGFLLWQKNPDLWCLELIVSGCKVICGSNGKLSWRHSSNQQTPISQGPPRPLRRFLQGLDPRATALLFADAMCIGEKIINNDDCFILKLETSPAIREQQSGPNYEIIHHTIWGYFSQRSGLLIQFEDSRLLRMTNKGDDTDVFWETSTESVIHDYKYVDGLNIAHSGRTRVKVFRYGEQSANHKREMEETWKIHEVDFNIWGLTMECFLPPADIDNKKQE